A window of the Sabethes cyaneus chromosome 1, idSabCyanKW18_F2, whole genome shotgun sequence genome harbors these coding sequences:
- the LOC128732735 gene encoding alpha/beta hydrolase domain-containing protein 17B, whose translation MNGLSFGELCCLFCCPPFPGRIAAKLAFLPPDPTYNLTPIDESKAKYLLSFNERAEWPYSEREKENVEGFFTRTSRGNKLSCIYVRCAPNAKYTLLFSHGNAVDLGQMSSFYLGLGLRINCNIFSYDYSGYGQSNGKPSEKNLYADIDAAWHSLRTRFGVSPENIILYGQSIGTVPTVDLAARYDVGAVILHSPLMSGMRVAFPNTKRTWFFDVFPSIDKVSKISSPVLVIHGTEDEVIDFSHGLSIYEKCPKAVEPLWVEGAGHNDVELYNQYLDRLKKFIAIELNN comes from the exons ATGAATGGTTTAAG CTTTGGCGAATTGTGTTGTTTGTTTTGCTGTCCTCCGTTTCCTGGCCGAATCGCTGCCAAACTTGCTTTTTTGCCCCCAGATCCAACATACAATCTAACACCGATTGATGAAAGCAAGGCAAAATACTTACTTAGTTTTAACGAACGCGCTGAATGGCCCTATTCAGAACGGGAAAAAGAGAATGTGGAAGGATTTTTCACACGAACCTCGCGTGGCAATAAACTGTCGTGTATCTACGTTCGCTGTGCTCCGAATGCAAAATACACGTTACTATTTTCACACGGAAATGCTGTGGATTTAGGGCAAATGAGTAGTTTTTATCTAGGCCTTGGACTAAGGATCAACTGCAACATTTTCAGCTATGATTATTCCGGGTACGGTCAAAGTAATGGAAAGCCTTCGGAGAAAAATTTATACGCCGACATTGATGCTGCATGGCATTCACTCAGAACACGATTCGGAGTTAGTCCGGAGAATATTATTTTGTATGGACAAAGTATTGGAACAGTTCCGACAGTAGATCTCGCTGCCCGGTATGATGTCGGTGCTGTGATATTGCACTCGCCACTTATGTCTGGGATGCGAGTAGCATTCCCAAATACCAAGCGAACATGGTTTTTCGATGTGTTTCCAAG TATTGACAAGGTGTCTAAAATTAGTTCACCAGTTTTGGTAATCCATGGAACCGAAGACGAAGTGATAGATTTTTCTCACGGATTGAGCATTTACGAAAAGTGTCCCAAAGCGGTCGAACCTCTCTGGGTTGAG